TAACAACCAGGATCGTTTGCATTTAATGAGTTTCTTCTTGAGAATTAACTATGTACTTTATCACATATTAATGATGCCGTGTAAGTATGGAAGAGCTTCAGAAATTGCTTCACTGACATAGTAGCCTGAATTTGTTCCCTCTTTGATGGTTTCAGGTATCATAGGAGTAGTTTCCATGCTTTTGTTATCTTTGCATGAAAACCTGCATCTTGTGTTGGCCCTTCTGTCATTAACGGCTGGAAGTGCTGGGGTGGCAATAGCAGATGTAACCATTGATGCTTGTGTGGCACAGAACAGTATCTCTCATCCTTCACTTGCAGCTGATATGCAAAGTTTATGTGCCGCCAGTTCTTCCATTGGATCACTATTTGGTTTCTTCATCAGTGGAGTCTTTGTTCACCTTATAGGCCCAATGGTTAGCCTCTGAAAAACCCTTCAACCGTAAAACATGCAAAATTTTCATTGTCTTTTACACTGTACTAAGAGAGCATTTTTGGTCACAGGGGGTGTTTGGTTTGATGACTATCCCGGCTGGACTAGTAGTTTCTGTTGGTTTTCTGCTTTATGAGCCTCGCATGCACCACACATCATATAGACAGGTATAACTAGTTCATGTCATTCCATGGTCCTAATACAAGCATAAACTGAGTTTCTATGTGGTGTATAGgtgaaacaaaattttgttgatGCTTCCAAGGCCATGTGGACTACATTGAAGAGCGAAGATGTATGGAGGCCTTGTTTATACATGTATTTATCCATTACATTGAGTTTGGATGTTCGTGAAGGAATGTTTTATTGGTATACAGAATCAAAGGGCGGACCATCTTTCTCGCAGGTATTTGGTTTGATTCATTCATCAATGTTATGgttggataaaaaaaaaatctgatagAAGCTGTTTTTGTCAGTGAAGTTTTTGAAGAAACTAAATGTGatgaattaatatttatgttacaCAGGAGAGTGttggttttatattttcaattagtTCAATGGGGTCACTTTTAGGTGCAATCCTATATCAGTATGCTCTGAAGGAATATGCATTCAGGAACTTGCTGTTCTGGACTCAGTTGATATATGGTCTGTCAGGGATGCTTGATCTGGTTCTGGTATTGAGATGGAACCTGAAGTTTGGCATAGCAGATTATGTGTTTGTCGTGATTGTTGAAAGCATAGCCCAAATGACTAACAGGCTAAAGTGGATGCCTATGCTTGTGCTTAGCTCAAAGCTGTGTCCCTCAGGCATTGAAGGAACCTTTTTTGCTCTCTTGATGTCAATTGATAATGTTGGACTTCTCTCTGCAGCATGGGGTGGTGGCTTTGTTCTCCACATTCTGAGGATCACAAGAACAAGGTTTGATAATATTTGGTTGGCTATTTTGATCAGGAACATCTTAAGGATCACTCCACTTTGGCTGCTGTTTTTGGTTCCTAGAGCTGACCACAACTCTTCCATTCTCCCAACAACTGAAACCGTTGATTCCGAGGTGGTCATTGAGACCTCAGACTCCAAAAATGTTGAATTGGTGTCCCTTGTACACAGTGTTGATGGTAAATAGTTCAATCAAAGTTAGAGACATTCTTTTGCACTCTCAATTCCAAACACACGAAATTACCAAGCTAGTGTAGCATTACAATTGCAATTTGTATGCAtttaatgacaaaaataataaataaata
This window of the Vigna angularis cultivar LongXiaoDou No.4 chromosome 7, ASM1680809v1, whole genome shotgun sequence genome carries:
- the LOC108336422 gene encoding probable folate-biopterin transporter 2, whose amino-acid sequence is MKGVIMQEEGNQEEPYGESVEEYKPKRGFWDCFCIPIQWFSMLSREMHWSFVFGVVVIYGISQGLGVALAEVGTKYYMKDVQKVQPSEAQIYKGITSIPWVVKPIWGLLTDVLPFFGYRRRPYFIFAGIIGVVSMLLLSLHENLHLVLALLSLTAGSAGVAIADVTIDACVAQNSISHPSLAADMQSLCAASSSIGSLFGFFISGVFVHLIGPMGVFGLMTIPAGLVVSVGFLLYEPRMHHTSYRQVKQNFVDASKAMWTTLKSEDVWRPCLYMYLSITLSLDVREGMFYWYTESKGGPSFSQESVGFIFSISSMGSLLGAILYQYALKEYAFRNLLFWTQLIYGLSGMLDLVLVLRWNLKFGIADYVFVVIVESIAQMTNRLKWMPMLVLSSKLCPSGIEGTFFALLMSIDNVGLLSAAWGGGFVLHILRITRTRFDNIWLAILIRNILRITPLWLLFLVPRADHNSSILPTTETVDSEVVIETSDSKNVELVSLVHSVDGK